A window from Cryptomeria japonica chromosome 1, Sugi_1.0, whole genome shotgun sequence encodes these proteins:
- the LOC131060293 gene encoding dirigent protein 23-like, which produces MGIHRQFGEFAVAVTILICALQATEGAAKLKGRKEKVSNLEFYFHDRVSGKSVTAVEVASAPSTKTSATSFGSLFVMDDPITEGPEPTSKLVGRAQGLYASAGQEEVHLLMAVTYVFQDGEFNGSTIAMVGNNAVFSEVREMAIVGGSGKFRLARGFCLAHTHSFDIKSRNAVVHYNVTVHHH; this is translated from the coding sequence ATGGGGATCCACCGACAATTCGGGGAATTTGCAGTGGCCGTCACAATCCTCATCTGTGCTCTGCAAGCGACTGAGGGGGCAGCCAAGTTGAAAGGAAGAAAGGAGAAAGTAAGCAATCTGGAATTCTATTTCCATGACAGAGTTTCAGGAAAGAGCGTGACTGCCGTGGAGGTGGCGTCTGCTCCATCCACCAAAACTTCGGCCACTTCATTTGGATCACTATTTGTGATGGACGATCCCATCACCGAAGGGCCTGAGCCCACTTCCAAATTGGTGGGCAGAGCTCAGGGATTGTACGCCTCCGCAGGCCAAGAGGAAGTTCACCTGTTAATGGCGGTCACCTATGTTTTTCAGGACGGAGAATTCAACGGCAGTACGATCGCCATGGTGGGTAACAATGCTGTGTTTAGCGAGGTTAGAGAGATGGCGATTGTGGGAGGAAGCGGAAAATTCAGGCTGGCTCGAGGATTTTGTCTTGCCCACACTCATTCCTTCGATATTAAATCTCGCAATGCAGTCGTCCATTACAATGTTACTGTACATCATCACTAG